Proteins from a genomic interval of Odontesthes bonariensis isolate fOdoBon6 chromosome 7, fOdoBon6.hap1, whole genome shotgun sequence:
- the nfat5a gene encoding nuclear factor of activated T-cells 5a isoform X2, whose product MPSDFISLLSSDIDLNSPKSLYSKDATSSTSSPSASSSVSMGAPSSGPSTSSSDHLTVAQHLHSTGGDGAGASEMQGMEATGSAASRGNSGANATPGDIGTGVLSGIGVQQLQNTPSKRRPVLSISPPPEDLFDDSQMSCQDEPAASGAPGPDSEHSSSMWADDSVSNFSLISSISYNDNTEVPRKSRKRTPRQRPGPKPTPPEDSMDVFDADSAKAPHFVLSQLGTDKTGPMASSLESGTVVRGGSLSAQFPQRSDGKELKILVQPETQHRARYLTEGSRGSVKDRTQQGFPTIKLEGISEPVVLQVFVANDAGRVKPHGFYQACRVTGRNTTACKEVDIEGTTVIEIPLEPSNDMILAVDCVGILKLRNADVEARIGVAGSKKKSTRARLAFRVSIPQPDGSVLTLQVPSSPILCTQPAGVPEILKKSLHSCSVGGGEEVFIIGKNFLKGTKVIFQENIADDNSWQAEAKIDMDLFHQNHLIVTVPPFHNPSITSPVSVGIFVMTNAGKSHDAQPFTYTPDSADNSNIRTVKTEGPTLVKTCIFDEQIKSMSSEQTDCSGQPTKRQEDTPMEVSNNPQPTDVFKTSPDPLISVQQTLELSSGPHPGGESFQSPMPLQPEDVELPQAPPVFPSLESLSTIQKQDLSSPSSFPVSGDTTIPPVTAEVPQQFLRDPQESLSPESSDNGGRIVVVAMPQIAAPSPPHSQQSQVTLFPQEGVAQLERAVRELQAGGNTTLQQVLEAAVAQQQLNSVLYSPTPSADSLQQHVQENMNSLRLGTTDNSLSAQQQLQIQQQQQQQQQQQQQQQQQIEQQFQQHQQLQQQQILENLQQHQQQQQQQHIQQQQVLNNMQIQQQLILQPQDQQQLQQQRIMENIQQQQQQLQQNQQQQVLNNIQLQDQQQQNQILTNLQQHQLQQQQQQQQQNQALSNLQQQQLQEQQVLENLQQHLQAELLQPQIRPSAQAQQPVALLQQAGELLTIQTSFPTQPPSHTSPPQQLFQSPRPLAETQSSQQQVQAALLQNTLTVLTSGALSSDQQSTGSALYLSPNPQPQQQQQQLAFISSMETSTSQPQSVSMFQNQPQAQLSQMQQQSTPMEQQQSPQQNQQQPPQIPMGQQGSLFQTIPNHSQANPVPQNQISQPQQTGLLLCTTDLNPQAIIFSTQTQGPPPIAAIGVGISQTDPAEPMSFQDQSSSGSTSTSTGNQQRSLFQEQQPMQVTPSSNQVPGTQPVKLFIPQTSLSSLQSTVGSQELNSQATAPAATIFVVQGGVGVVASPGQQPPEQLFQTTVGGNVAPQGQANLFVFGIQNDSSQLLSSSGPSLPAQSQAQSSSHMQPLLDQPMAQAASTMHSNLQNSLQAQMQTSLENAMQSNTTTALQPGLQGSIETSLPTPMQTSLQTQIQSSLQSQLQASISATSSMDKIEDLLESLQKQ is encoded by the exons ATGCcacctcttccacctccagcccTTCTGCCTCCTCTTCAGTGTCCATGGGAGCTCCATCCAGTGGCCCCTCTACCTCATCCTCAGATCATCTCACGGTTGCCCAGCATCTCCACTCCACAGGAGGGGATGGAGCTGGAGCTTCAGAGATGCAAGGTATGGAGGCTACCGGATCTGCCGCCAGCAGAGGCAACAGTGGAGCAAACGCCACCCCAGGGGACATAGGGACAGGGGTGTTGTCAGGGATAGGCGTGCAGCAGCTTCAGAACACCCCATCGAAACGAAGGCCGGTATTGAGCATATCTCCACCACCTGAGGATCTGTTTGACGACAGCCAAATGTCCTGCCAAGATGAGCCTGCGGCGTCGGGGGCACCAGGTCCAGACTCGGAGCACAGCAGCAGTATGTGGGCTGATGATTCCGTCTCAAACTTCAGCTTAATCAGCTCCATATCCTACAACGACAACACAGAGGTGCCACGAAAGTCTAGAAAACGCACCCCGCGTCAGCGGCCAGGCCCCAAGCCGACTCCTCCAGAAGACAGCATGGATGTGTTTGATGCTGACAGCGCCAAGGCTCCTCATTTTGTCCTGTCCCAGCTGGGCACAGACAAGACCGGTCCCATGGCCAG CTCTCTTGAGTCGGGGACTGTGGTGAGAGGTGGGTCATTGTCTGCTCAGTTCCCCCAGAGGAGCGATGGAAAGGAGCTAAAGATCCTGGTGCAGCCAGAAACCCAGCACAGAGCTCGCTATCTAACCGAGGGCAGCAGAGGTTCCGTTAAAGATCGGACACAGCAGGGATTTCCTACCATCAAG TTGGAAGGGATTAGTGAACCAGTCGTGCTGCAGGTGTTTGTAGCAAATGATGCAGGCAGGGTGAAACCTCATGGTTTCTACCAGGCGTGCAGAGTGACGGGACGCAACACCACAGCCTGCAAGGAGGTGGACATAGAGGGCACCACAGTTATAGAGATCCCTCTGGAGCCGAGCAACGACATGATACTGGC GGTGGACTGTGTAGGAATTTTGAAGCTGCGTAATGCAGACGTTGAAGCTCGTATTGGTGTGGCAGGATCTAAAAAGAAGAGTACACGTGCCAGGCTGGCCTTCAGAGTCAGCATCCCCCAACCTGATGGATCAGTGCTTACTTTGCAGGTCCCCTCATCACCCATCCTCTGCA CCCAGCCAGCCGGAGTGCCAGAGATCCTGAAGAAGAGCCTCCACAGCTGCTCAgtgggaggaggagaggaggtgtTTATCATTGGAAAGAACTTCCTCAAAGGAACCAAAGTTATTTTTCAGGAGAACATTGCAG ATGACAATTCCTGGCAAGCTGAGGCAAAGATTGACATGGACCTTTTCCATCAG AATCATTTGATAGTGACGGTCCCTCCGTTCCACAACCCGTCAATTACTTCTCCCGTGTCTGTGGGAATTTTTGTGATGACCAACGCTGGTAAATCACATGACGCCCAGCCCTTCACCTATACTCCCGACTCAG CTGATAATTCAAATATCCGGACAGTCAAAACAGAAGGACCAACCCTGGTCAAGACCTGTATATTTGATGAACAGATCAAATCTATGTCCTCTGAGCAAACTGACTGCTCAGGCCAACCTACCAAACGGCAGGAGGACACACCTATGGAGGTGTCAAATAATCCACAACCCACAGATGTCTTCAAA ACATCCCCTGACCCTCTTATCTCAGTGCAGCAGACCCTGGAGCTTAGCTCCGGTCCACATCCAGGTGGAGAGTCCTTTCAGAGCCCAATGCCCTTACAGCCGGAAGACGTGGAGCTTCCCCAGGCACCCCCTGTCTTCCCCAGCCTTGAGTCTCTCAGCACCATACAAAAGCAAGATCTTTCCTCCCCAAGCTCCTTCCCAGTGTCCGGAGATACCACAATCCCACCTGTAACGGCAGAGGTCCCTCAGCAGTTCCTCAGAGACCCTCAGGAAAGTTTGTCTCCTGAAAGCTCTGATAATGGTGGAAGGATTGTGGTTGTAGCCATGCCTCAGATCGCAGCGCCCTCTCCGCCACATTCACAACAGTCACAGGTTACCCTGTTTCCCCAGGAAGGGGTGGCCCAACTCGAGAGGGCAGTGAGAGAGCTACAGGCTGGAGGTAACACCACCCTCCAGCAGGTGCTGGAGGCAGCTGTAgcccagcagcagctcaactcTGTGCTTTACAGCCCAACACCCTCTGCAGACTCCCTGCAACAGCATGTCCAGGAGAACATGAACAGCCTTAGGTTGGGAACCACTGATAATTCACTATCAGCACAGCAACAGCTGCAGatacaacaacagcagcagcagcagcagcagcagcaacaacaacaacaacaacaaatagagCAGCAATTTCAACAACATCAGCaactgcagcaacaacaaaTCCTTGAGAACCTtcaacaacatcaacaacaacagcagcagcagcacatacAGCAGCAGCAAGTCCTCAACAACATGCAGATCCAACAACAACTTATCTTGCAGCCACAAGACCAACAGCAACTGCAGCAACAGCGAATCATGGAGAATattcaacagcagcaacaacagctgCAGCAAAATCAGCAACAGCAAGTCCTTAATAATATCCAGCTTCAGGACCAgcaacaacaaaatcaaattctTACCAATTTACAACAACATcaactacagcagcagcagcaacaacagcagcaaaatCAAGCACTGAGCAACTTGCAACAGCAACAATTACAAGAGCAACAGGTCTTGGAGAATTTACAGCAGCATCTACAAGCTGAGTTGCTCCAGCCCCAGATCCGTCCCTCTGCCCAAGCACAGCAACCCGTCGCCCTCCTGCAGCAGGCTGGGGAGCTGCTTACCATCCAGACCAGCTTCCCAACACAGCCTCCATCCCACACATCTCCCCCACAGCAACTCTTTCAATCACCCAGACCCCTGGCTGAGACCCAGAGCTCCCAACAGCAGGTCCAGGCTGCCCTGCTCCAGAATACACTGACTGTTCTGACTAGTGGCGCTCTCAGCTCAGATCAGCAATCCACAGGGTCAGCCCTGTATTTGTCCCCAAATCCTCAACcccagcaacagcagcagcagttggCGTTCATCTCTTCCATGGAGACCTCTACCAGCCAGCCTCAGTCTGTTTCAATGTTTCAGAACCAACCCCAAGCTCAGCTTTCCCagatgcagcagcagagcaccccgatggagcagcagcagtctccccagcagaaccaacagcagccGCCACAGATTCCGATGGGCCAGCAGGGCTCCTTGTTCCAAACTATCCCAAACCACTCGCAGGCAAATCCTGTTCCCCAGAACCAAATCTCACAACCCCAACAAACAGGTCTGCTTCTTTGTACCACTGATCTTAACCCACAAGCGATAATCTTCAGCACCCAGACCCAAGGTCCTCCACCTATTGCAGCCATTGGTGTTGGAATCTCTCAGACAGACCCAGCAGAGCCGATGTCATTCCAAGACCAGAGCTCGTCAGGGAGCACCTCGACATCCACTGGGAATCAACAACGGAGCTTATTCCAGGAACAGCAGCCAATGCAAGTGACCCCCAGCTCAAACCAAGTCCCAGGCACTCAACCTGTGAAGCTGTTCATACCACAGACTTCTCTGTCCAGCTTACAGAGCACTGTTGGCTCACAAGAGCTGAACAGCCAGGCCACGGCCCCTGCTGCAACTATCTTTGTGGTACAGGGTGGTGTGGGTGTGGTTGCCAGCCCTGGTCAGCAGCCCCCAGAGCAGCTTTTCCAGACAACAGTGGGTGGGAATGTGGCTCCACAAGGACAAGCcaacctttttgtttttggaatCCAGAATG ACTCATCCCAGCTGCTCAGTTCTTCTGGACCCTCCCTGCCAGCCCAGAGCCAGGCCCAGAGCTCCAGTCACATGCAGCCTCTGTTGGATCAACCCATGGCCCAAGCTGCCTCCACCATGCACAGCAACCTACAGAATAGCCTTCAGGCACAAATGCAGACCAGCCTAGAGAACGCAATGCAGTCCAACACAACAACAGCTCTACAGCCCGGCTTACAGGGGTCCATAGAAACAAGCCTGCCAACTCCAATGCAGACCAGTCTACAGACACAGATACAGAGCAGCTTACAAAGTCAATTGCAGGCATCCATATCCGCAACATCTAGCATGGATAAAATTGAGGACCTTCTGGAAAGCCTACAAAAGCAGTGA
- the nfat5a gene encoding nuclear factor of activated T-cells 5a isoform X1 — MPSDFISLLSSDIDLNSPKSLYSKESVYDLLPKELQLQPSSTQTDPPTMSQKSGGEAGPPPSAALASDATSSTSSPSASSSVSMGAPSSGPSTSSSDHLTVAQHLHSTGGDGAGASEMQGMEATGSAASRGNSGANATPGDIGTGVLSGIGVQQLQNTPSKRRPVLSISPPPEDLFDDSQMSCQDEPAASGAPGPDSEHSSSMWADDSVSNFSLISSISYNDNTEVPRKSRKRTPRQRPGPKPTPPEDSMDVFDADSAKAPHFVLSQLGTDKTGPMASSLESGTVVRGGSLSAQFPQRSDGKELKILVQPETQHRARYLTEGSRGSVKDRTQQGFPTIKLEGISEPVVLQVFVANDAGRVKPHGFYQACRVTGRNTTACKEVDIEGTTVIEIPLEPSNDMILAVDCVGILKLRNADVEARIGVAGSKKKSTRARLAFRVSIPQPDGSVLTLQVPSSPILCTQPAGVPEILKKSLHSCSVGGGEEVFIIGKNFLKGTKVIFQENIADDNSWQAEAKIDMDLFHQNHLIVTVPPFHNPSITSPVSVGIFVMTNAGKSHDAQPFTYTPDSADNSNIRTVKTEGPTLVKTCIFDEQIKSMSSEQTDCSGQPTKRQEDTPMEVSNNPQPTDVFKTSPDPLISVQQTLELSSGPHPGGESFQSPMPLQPEDVELPQAPPVFPSLESLSTIQKQDLSSPSSFPVSGDTTIPPVTAEVPQQFLRDPQESLSPESSDNGGRIVVVAMPQIAAPSPPHSQQSQVTLFPQEGVAQLERAVRELQAGGNTTLQQVLEAAVAQQQLNSVLYSPTPSADSLQQHVQENMNSLRLGTTDNSLSAQQQLQIQQQQQQQQQQQQQQQQQIEQQFQQHQQLQQQQILENLQQHQQQQQQQHIQQQQVLNNMQIQQQLILQPQDQQQLQQQRIMENIQQQQQQLQQNQQQQVLNNIQLQDQQQQNQILTNLQQHQLQQQQQQQQQNQALSNLQQQQLQEQQVLENLQQHLQAELLQPQIRPSAQAQQPVALLQQAGELLTIQTSFPTQPPSHTSPPQQLFQSPRPLAETQSSQQQVQAALLQNTLTVLTSGALSSDQQSTGSALYLSPNPQPQQQQQQLAFISSMETSTSQPQSVSMFQNQPQAQLSQMQQQSTPMEQQQSPQQNQQQPPQIPMGQQGSLFQTIPNHSQANPVPQNQISQPQQTGLLLCTTDLNPQAIIFSTQTQGPPPIAAIGVGISQTDPAEPMSFQDQSSSGSTSTSTGNQQRSLFQEQQPMQVTPSSNQVPGTQPVKLFIPQTSLSSLQSTVGSQELNSQATAPAATIFVVQGGVGVVASPGQQPPEQLFQTTVGGNVAPQGQANLFVFGIQNDSSQLLSSSGPSLPAQSQAQSSSHMQPLLDQPMAQAASTMHSNLQNSLQAQMQTSLENAMQSNTTTALQPGLQGSIETSLPTPMQTSLQTQIQSSLQSQLQASISATSSMDKIEDLLESLQKQ, encoded by the exons ATGCcacctcttccacctccagcccTTCTGCCTCCTCTTCAGTGTCCATGGGAGCTCCATCCAGTGGCCCCTCTACCTCATCCTCAGATCATCTCACGGTTGCCCAGCATCTCCACTCCACAGGAGGGGATGGAGCTGGAGCTTCAGAGATGCAAGGTATGGAGGCTACCGGATCTGCCGCCAGCAGAGGCAACAGTGGAGCAAACGCCACCCCAGGGGACATAGGGACAGGGGTGTTGTCAGGGATAGGCGTGCAGCAGCTTCAGAACACCCCATCGAAACGAAGGCCGGTATTGAGCATATCTCCACCACCTGAGGATCTGTTTGACGACAGCCAAATGTCCTGCCAAGATGAGCCTGCGGCGTCGGGGGCACCAGGTCCAGACTCGGAGCACAGCAGCAGTATGTGGGCTGATGATTCCGTCTCAAACTTCAGCTTAATCAGCTCCATATCCTACAACGACAACACAGAGGTGCCACGAAAGTCTAGAAAACGCACCCCGCGTCAGCGGCCAGGCCCCAAGCCGACTCCTCCAGAAGACAGCATGGATGTGTTTGATGCTGACAGCGCCAAGGCTCCTCATTTTGTCCTGTCCCAGCTGGGCACAGACAAGACCGGTCCCATGGCCAG CTCTCTTGAGTCGGGGACTGTGGTGAGAGGTGGGTCATTGTCTGCTCAGTTCCCCCAGAGGAGCGATGGAAAGGAGCTAAAGATCCTGGTGCAGCCAGAAACCCAGCACAGAGCTCGCTATCTAACCGAGGGCAGCAGAGGTTCCGTTAAAGATCGGACACAGCAGGGATTTCCTACCATCAAG TTGGAAGGGATTAGTGAACCAGTCGTGCTGCAGGTGTTTGTAGCAAATGATGCAGGCAGGGTGAAACCTCATGGTTTCTACCAGGCGTGCAGAGTGACGGGACGCAACACCACAGCCTGCAAGGAGGTGGACATAGAGGGCACCACAGTTATAGAGATCCCTCTGGAGCCGAGCAACGACATGATACTGGC GGTGGACTGTGTAGGAATTTTGAAGCTGCGTAATGCAGACGTTGAAGCTCGTATTGGTGTGGCAGGATCTAAAAAGAAGAGTACACGTGCCAGGCTGGCCTTCAGAGTCAGCATCCCCCAACCTGATGGATCAGTGCTTACTTTGCAGGTCCCCTCATCACCCATCCTCTGCA CCCAGCCAGCCGGAGTGCCAGAGATCCTGAAGAAGAGCCTCCACAGCTGCTCAgtgggaggaggagaggaggtgtTTATCATTGGAAAGAACTTCCTCAAAGGAACCAAAGTTATTTTTCAGGAGAACATTGCAG ATGACAATTCCTGGCAAGCTGAGGCAAAGATTGACATGGACCTTTTCCATCAG AATCATTTGATAGTGACGGTCCCTCCGTTCCACAACCCGTCAATTACTTCTCCCGTGTCTGTGGGAATTTTTGTGATGACCAACGCTGGTAAATCACATGACGCCCAGCCCTTCACCTATACTCCCGACTCAG CTGATAATTCAAATATCCGGACAGTCAAAACAGAAGGACCAACCCTGGTCAAGACCTGTATATTTGATGAACAGATCAAATCTATGTCCTCTGAGCAAACTGACTGCTCAGGCCAACCTACCAAACGGCAGGAGGACACACCTATGGAGGTGTCAAATAATCCACAACCCACAGATGTCTTCAAA ACATCCCCTGACCCTCTTATCTCAGTGCAGCAGACCCTGGAGCTTAGCTCCGGTCCACATCCAGGTGGAGAGTCCTTTCAGAGCCCAATGCCCTTACAGCCGGAAGACGTGGAGCTTCCCCAGGCACCCCCTGTCTTCCCCAGCCTTGAGTCTCTCAGCACCATACAAAAGCAAGATCTTTCCTCCCCAAGCTCCTTCCCAGTGTCCGGAGATACCACAATCCCACCTGTAACGGCAGAGGTCCCTCAGCAGTTCCTCAGAGACCCTCAGGAAAGTTTGTCTCCTGAAAGCTCTGATAATGGTGGAAGGATTGTGGTTGTAGCCATGCCTCAGATCGCAGCGCCCTCTCCGCCACATTCACAACAGTCACAGGTTACCCTGTTTCCCCAGGAAGGGGTGGCCCAACTCGAGAGGGCAGTGAGAGAGCTACAGGCTGGAGGTAACACCACCCTCCAGCAGGTGCTGGAGGCAGCTGTAgcccagcagcagctcaactcTGTGCTTTACAGCCCAACACCCTCTGCAGACTCCCTGCAACAGCATGTCCAGGAGAACATGAACAGCCTTAGGTTGGGAACCACTGATAATTCACTATCAGCACAGCAACAGCTGCAGatacaacaacagcagcagcagcagcagcagcagcaacaacaacaacaacaacaaatagagCAGCAATTTCAACAACATCAGCaactgcagcaacaacaaaTCCTTGAGAACCTtcaacaacatcaacaacaacagcagcagcagcacatacAGCAGCAGCAAGTCCTCAACAACATGCAGATCCAACAACAACTTATCTTGCAGCCACAAGACCAACAGCAACTGCAGCAACAGCGAATCATGGAGAATattcaacagcagcaacaacagctgCAGCAAAATCAGCAACAGCAAGTCCTTAATAATATCCAGCTTCAGGACCAgcaacaacaaaatcaaattctTACCAATTTACAACAACATcaactacagcagcagcagcaacaacagcagcaaaatCAAGCACTGAGCAACTTGCAACAGCAACAATTACAAGAGCAACAGGTCTTGGAGAATTTACAGCAGCATCTACAAGCTGAGTTGCTCCAGCCCCAGATCCGTCCCTCTGCCCAAGCACAGCAACCCGTCGCCCTCCTGCAGCAGGCTGGGGAGCTGCTTACCATCCAGACCAGCTTCCCAACACAGCCTCCATCCCACACATCTCCCCCACAGCAACTCTTTCAATCACCCAGACCCCTGGCTGAGACCCAGAGCTCCCAACAGCAGGTCCAGGCTGCCCTGCTCCAGAATACACTGACTGTTCTGACTAGTGGCGCTCTCAGCTCAGATCAGCAATCCACAGGGTCAGCCCTGTATTTGTCCCCAAATCCTCAACcccagcaacagcagcagcagttggCGTTCATCTCTTCCATGGAGACCTCTACCAGCCAGCCTCAGTCTGTTTCAATGTTTCAGAACCAACCCCAAGCTCAGCTTTCCCagatgcagcagcagagcaccccgatggagcagcagcagtctccccagcagaaccaacagcagccGCCACAGATTCCGATGGGCCAGCAGGGCTCCTTGTTCCAAACTATCCCAAACCACTCGCAGGCAAATCCTGTTCCCCAGAACCAAATCTCACAACCCCAACAAACAGGTCTGCTTCTTTGTACCACTGATCTTAACCCACAAGCGATAATCTTCAGCACCCAGACCCAAGGTCCTCCACCTATTGCAGCCATTGGTGTTGGAATCTCTCAGACAGACCCAGCAGAGCCGATGTCATTCCAAGACCAGAGCTCGTCAGGGAGCACCTCGACATCCACTGGGAATCAACAACGGAGCTTATTCCAGGAACAGCAGCCAATGCAAGTGACCCCCAGCTCAAACCAAGTCCCAGGCACTCAACCTGTGAAGCTGTTCATACCACAGACTTCTCTGTCCAGCTTACAGAGCACTGTTGGCTCACAAGAGCTGAACAGCCAGGCCACGGCCCCTGCTGCAACTATCTTTGTGGTACAGGGTGGTGTGGGTGTGGTTGCCAGCCCTGGTCAGCAGCCCCCAGAGCAGCTTTTCCAGACAACAGTGGGTGGGAATGTGGCTCCACAAGGACAAGCcaacctttttgtttttggaatCCAGAATG ACTCATCCCAGCTGCTCAGTTCTTCTGGACCCTCCCTGCCAGCCCAGAGCCAGGCCCAGAGCTCCAGTCACATGCAGCCTCTGTTGGATCAACCCATGGCCCAAGCTGCCTCCACCATGCACAGCAACCTACAGAATAGCCTTCAGGCACAAATGCAGACCAGCCTAGAGAACGCAATGCAGTCCAACACAACAACAGCTCTACAGCCCGGCTTACAGGGGTCCATAGAAACAAGCCTGCCAACTCCAATGCAGACCAGTCTACAGACACAGATACAGAGCAGCTTACAAAGTCAATTGCAGGCATCCATATCCGCAACATCTAGCATGGATAAAATTGAGGACCTTCTGGAAAGCCTACAAAAGCAGTGA